In a single window of the Pseudobacteriovorax antillogorgiicola genome:
- a CDS encoding CPBP family intramembrane glutamic endopeptidase codes for MEHKESPEESFNQAQLLKNSSMFYLCIGAVGLMVSYFHHDNMARSWALSSPDYANWEVISLGLLTAGVLAVMAYLFEDFFPSYRALKRVMVGLMGRMTWPGAIYLALLSAVSEEILFRTAIQPSAGVVLTAALFAVLHLGPAQQFGVWALIAFLSGLVFGWTYEATGLILPSLIGHILVNLISFWRFRISFQKAKKRAEKKEGLSPDAPRGVK; via the coding sequence ATGGAACACAAAGAATCACCTGAAGAGAGCTTTAACCAGGCTCAATTACTGAAGAATTCAAGTATGTTCTACCTCTGTATTGGCGCTGTCGGTTTGATGGTTTCTTATTTTCATCACGACAATATGGCAAGATCTTGGGCCCTGTCGAGCCCTGACTATGCCAATTGGGAAGTAATCTCTCTTGGGTTGTTAACAGCTGGCGTTCTTGCTGTAATGGCGTATCTATTTGAAGACTTTTTCCCAAGCTACCGTGCCTTGAAGCGTGTTATGGTTGGCCTAATGGGCAGGATGACTTGGCCTGGGGCGATTTATCTAGCTTTGCTATCCGCTGTGTCCGAGGAGATTTTATTTCGGACCGCGATCCAGCCCTCAGCAGGAGTAGTTCTCACAGCAGCATTATTTGCAGTTTTACACCTAGGTCCCGCCCAACAGTTTGGGGTTTGGGCGCTGATTGCCTTTTTAAGTGGCCTAGTATTCGGTTGGACTTACGAGGCAACTGGCTTGATTCTACCCTCTTTAATCGGCCATATTCTTGTGAATCTGATCTCATTTTGGCGATTCCGAATCTCCTTTCAAAAAGCTAAAAAACGGGCTGAGAAAAAAGAGGGCCTAAGCCCCGATGCTCCACGAGGTGTTAAGTGA
- a CDS encoding tRNA (cytidine(34)-2'-O)-methyltransferase, with amino-acid sequence MRQGHPQICLFQPEIPQNTGNIGRLAAATACRLHLVKPFGFSMSDKNLRRPGLDYWPCLDLEIHDQFESVYRQCHGKVAFFTKFADADYTQVPEDTELLVFGQETSGLPESFHETYAHQLYRIPMFHPEVRSLNLSNAVSIIVYDQLRKRGLLH; translated from the coding sequence GTGAGACAAGGACATCCGCAAATCTGCCTATTTCAGCCGGAAATTCCACAGAATACCGGCAATATAGGGCGGTTGGCAGCTGCTACCGCATGCCGTTTACATCTAGTGAAACCTTTTGGGTTTTCCATGAGCGATAAAAACTTGCGGCGACCCGGGCTTGACTACTGGCCATGTCTGGACTTGGAAATTCACGATCAGTTTGAGTCGGTTTATAGGCAGTGTCATGGTAAGGTAGCCTTTTTTACAAAGTTTGCTGATGCAGATTACACTCAGGTTCCGGAAGATACGGAGCTACTGGTTTTCGGGCAAGAAACATCGGGTCTTCCAGAATCCTTTCATGAGACTTATGCTCACCAGCTTTACCGGATTCCCATGTTTCATCCGGAGGTGAGAAGCTTGAATCTATCCAACGCAGTCTCGATAATTGTATACGACCAATTGCGCAAGCGTGGTCTTCTTCACTAG
- a CDS encoding pyridoxal phosphate-dependent aminotransferase gives MSQEKITPKTPDQTWLESYFYPTLLEAKAYKIDTPVVDVKLDQNESPWDWPQHLKKKILDRVAEKPWNRYPEPIGEELHQRLSDYVGVPANCLLTSPGSNMMIPLVFDAMAKSLSGKVVVARPSFALFEMHCNYAGIPYETWDLDENFEYQLDRLPELPDGSFVVFASPNNPTGTSISPEMLETMLAQNPKTMFLADEAYYEFNDQPYTHLMAKYSNLMILRTMSKTMGAAGVRLGYLMAPAAIIEQVKKLRLPYLLNHFSMEAAKIILSDDEMQAFVKKNIENAVSERDRIYQALSKKAADGGFRVFNSKANFLLLQWLQADACDKAYRHLIEKGILVRNMSKGPGLAGCLRVSIGTQEENDRLIAVF, from the coding sequence ATGAGTCAAGAAAAAATTACCCCTAAGACACCAGATCAAACGTGGCTCGAAAGCTACTTTTATCCAACCCTACTAGAAGCAAAAGCCTATAAGATCGATACTCCAGTGGTTGATGTGAAGCTCGACCAAAATGAGAGCCCTTGGGATTGGCCACAGCACTTGAAGAAGAAAATATTAGATCGCGTTGCGGAGAAACCTTGGAATCGCTATCCAGAACCCATAGGAGAGGAACTGCACCAACGACTTTCTGATTATGTTGGTGTTCCAGCAAACTGCCTGCTCACCAGCCCTGGTTCGAATATGATGATCCCCCTGGTGTTTGATGCGATGGCCAAAAGCCTGTCTGGCAAAGTGGTGGTAGCGAGACCTTCATTTGCCTTGTTTGAAATGCACTGCAACTACGCCGGGATTCCCTACGAAACATGGGATCTTGACGAGAACTTTGAGTATCAGCTCGATCGTCTGCCTGAGCTTCCCGATGGTTCGTTTGTTGTCTTTGCGAGCCCAAACAATCCAACGGGAACAAGTATCTCCCCTGAAATGCTTGAAACCATGCTTGCTCAGAACCCGAAAACCATGTTCTTAGCTGATGAAGCTTACTATGAGTTCAACGATCAGCCTTATACCCACCTGATGGCGAAATATAGCAATCTCATGATCCTAAGAACAATGTCCAAAACTATGGGGGCTGCTGGCGTGCGCTTAGGCTACCTCATGGCACCTGCGGCAATTATCGAGCAAGTTAAGAAGCTTCGCCTACCATATTTGCTCAATCATTTTTCAATGGAGGCGGCGAAAATCATCTTGAGTGACGATGAGATGCAGGCCTTTGTGAAGAAGAATATTGAGAACGCCGTTAGCGAAAGAGATCGGATCTATCAAGCTCTTTCAAAGAAAGCTGCTGATGGTGGCTTCCGTGTTTTTAACTCCAAAGCGAACTTTTTGTTGTTGCAATGGCTGCAAGCGGACGCCTGTGATAAGGCTTATCGGCACCTAATAGAGAAGGGTATTCTGGTTAGAAATATGAGCAAGGGCCCTGGCTTAGCAGGCTGCTTGCGAGTCAGCATCGGCACCCAGGAAGAAAATGATCGACTAATCGCTGTATTCTAA
- a CDS encoding tetratricopeptide repeat protein, with translation MAEVRDLAKKFGLSIPTQVDQEDIVCLVEDQTDMRLIVAHHLNKIGFKNIKQFTNGHEALDWLKNSNTAKISVTICDHEMPIMNGFDFLAELKADPDLVRGPFAITIDNPSRAKIMLATENGVDGVLVKPFTLKDILPKLRQAFKVFHNPGNPELLYENAKGELRQGNLEKAEHVYKSLMDVTSKAARPLVGLAQVAVRKDDFTRAEALLKSAEERNDHYVHLYVERGELFSKQNRVEEAIGEFKRAIQLSPLNPIRYERAAQLLFKLDKHQEAIDILNIAIQNELSFPALHHYLSQGYYVLKEYKKAIRHIRSALSVEPENVVYLNQLGISYKESEEPEAALKTYNQIIKLDPENKAALYNKAILMKVKGNLDEAIKVLDRCLTKHPNFKQAKDKYDEYRAEKEEQKKEQAS, from the coding sequence ATGGCTGAAGTCAGGGACTTAGCTAAAAAATTTGGTCTAAGTATTCCTACCCAAGTGGATCAGGAGGATATCGTCTGTCTGGTCGAAGATCAGACGGATATGCGCCTCATTGTAGCCCACCATCTGAACAAAATCGGCTTTAAAAACATCAAACAGTTCACCAATGGTCATGAAGCGCTGGATTGGTTGAAAAACAGCAATACAGCTAAGATTTCAGTTACGATATGCGATCATGAAATGCCGATTATGAACGGTTTTGACTTCCTAGCTGAACTCAAAGCCGATCCCGACTTGGTCCGCGGTCCTTTCGCTATTACCATCGATAATCCCAGTCGAGCGAAAATCATGTTGGCCACCGAAAATGGGGTGGATGGTGTGCTTGTGAAACCGTTTACCCTGAAGGATATTCTACCCAAACTTCGTCAGGCATTTAAGGTGTTCCATAATCCTGGCAATCCCGAACTACTTTATGAAAATGCCAAAGGCGAGTTGAGGCAAGGCAACTTGGAAAAGGCTGAGCACGTCTACAAAAGCCTTATGGATGTCACCTCAAAAGCAGCCCGACCCTTGGTTGGTTTAGCCCAAGTAGCGGTACGCAAGGACGATTTCACCAGGGCCGAAGCCCTATTAAAATCTGCTGAGGAGCGTAACGATCACTACGTCCATCTATATGTGGAGCGGGGTGAGTTGTTTTCCAAGCAGAATCGTGTGGAAGAAGCTATTGGAGAATTTAAGCGAGCAATCCAACTATCGCCACTCAACCCAATCCGATACGAGCGCGCTGCTCAGCTTTTATTTAAACTAGATAAGCACCAGGAAGCGATTGATATACTTAATATCGCCATTCAAAATGAGCTATCATTTCCCGCACTGCATCACTACTTGAGCCAAGGGTACTACGTCCTTAAAGAATACAAGAAAGCAATCCGCCATATCCGTTCAGCTCTAAGTGTTGAGCCTGAAAATGTGGTATACCTGAATCAACTTGGTATTTCCTACAAGGAGTCAGAAGAGCCAGAGGCAGCCCTGAAGACGTACAATCAAATCATCAAGCTCGATCCTGAAAACAAGGCAGCTCTCTATAATAAGGCCATCTTAATGAAGGTTAAGGGTAATCTCGATGAGGCCATCAAGGTCTTAGACCGCTGTTTGACAAAGCACCCTAACTTCAAGCAAGCTAAGGACAAGTACGATGAGTACAGGGCTGAGAAGGAAGAGCAGAAGAAGGAACAAGCAAGCTGA
- a CDS encoding SixA phosphatase family protein gives MKTIILLRHGEAESPGKFEDHERPLTARGHSQAQFIGQALQSRGLIPDGVIVSDAKRTVETYKNVKDVMELNPRQEVVSSRFYLAGVDRIFEEMAAIEDDINTVLLIGHNPGWSEAIGVYTGEYESLGTGEAGLMNIEQGPWLELLGRSYQWQLKEKLGASITR, from the coding sequence ATGAAAACCATCATTCTCCTAAGGCATGGAGAAGCCGAATCCCCCGGAAAATTTGAAGATCATGAACGTCCTCTAACGGCAAGAGGTCACAGCCAAGCTCAGTTTATTGGCCAAGCACTCCAAAGCCGCGGGCTGATTCCTGACGGCGTGATTGTCAGCGATGCCAAACGAACTGTTGAAACCTATAAAAATGTCAAGGATGTAATGGAGCTGAATCCCCGACAGGAGGTGGTGTCCAGCCGCTTTTATCTTGCTGGTGTCGATCGTATTTTTGAAGAGATGGCTGCCATAGAGGATGACATCAATACAGTTCTATTAATTGGCCATAATCCTGGCTGGAGTGAAGCCATTGGAGTCTACACTGGTGAATATGAAAGTTTAGGAACTGGCGAAGCGGGTCTCATGAACATCGAGCAAGGGCCTTGGCTAGAATTGCTTGGGCGAAGCTACCAATGGCAGCTAAAAGAAAAGCTTGGCGCTAGCATAACGAGATGA
- a CDS encoding TetR/AcrR family transcriptional regulator, whose amino-acid sequence MTKPADTKEKIIDTACQLFATSGFHGVSIREIAKEAGVNLAAVNYHFKNKEGLFAAILIRAKLLFNKEVEALNDGKINAFEFAISIRDVYAKHSDEFRNGFALFLQGEYSEIVETVYDSFEEMGPPGQQVLKDVFQREIPDIGPSAAEWGAQTLLKLLAHDAMFVHTTLYGKACSMMPEYYNEQTQHIFTEEMVRSVINHLTNHHQDIEARFKSE is encoded by the coding sequence ATGACAAAACCCGCAGATACCAAAGAGAAGATCATTGATACAGCCTGTCAGCTATTTGCTACAAGCGGCTTTCACGGGGTGTCCATCCGTGAGATAGCCAAAGAGGCTGGTGTGAACCTTGCTGCGGTGAACTACCATTTTAAGAATAAAGAGGGGCTTTTTGCGGCCATTTTAATCCGTGCGAAGCTTCTCTTTAACAAAGAAGTCGAGGCTCTCAATGATGGCAAAATCAATGCCTTCGAATTCGCCATATCCATTCGCGATGTTTACGCCAAGCATTCAGATGAATTTCGCAATGGCTTCGCCCTGTTTTTACAGGGCGAGTACTCAGAGATCGTGGAAACGGTTTACGATAGCTTCGAAGAGATGGGACCTCCCGGACAGCAGGTACTAAAGGATGTCTTCCAACGGGAAATTCCTGATATTGGCCCATCGGCAGCTGAATGGGGAGCCCAAACCTTACTCAAACTCTTGGCTCATGATGCGATGTTTGTCCACACAACTCTTTATGGCAAGGCTTGTTCGATGATGCCCGAGTATTACAACGAGCAAACACAGCACATATTCACCGAAGAAATGGTGCGATCAGTGATCAACCATCTGACAAACCATCATCAGGATATCGAGGCTCGCTTCAAATCGGAGTGA
- a CDS encoding efflux RND transporter permease subunit — MNLSKFFLDNYKFTLILTALVVVFGLGGLKDLNSESYPAVDFASATITTRYDGASAEEMETRITKPIEDEIRSVSGLKDVRSVSQAGESTIFVRLDIDNVNVKEVMADLQRSVDRVSDLPPDLRDRPRFLELKSEEFPVIDLAIVGPNTDRKRDLIAEQLQEAIENNKSVLNVRLTAHQERQFRVQLDPAKLEDNHVGVNEVIQKIQEKNINIPGGLLKNQNQQKLLRLEGKIENVKNLENIVIRSNFSGQKILLKDVAQVIDAEEDPTIRALHNGQEATLLIVTKKSGADTLALVESIDSTIEKFRSSYPEYQFKVYNNEAEKVKNRLEVLTSNAVSGLVLVVVFLLIFLPGRVGIMASLSLPIAVLATFGFMPVFGMNLNAITILALVIALGMLVDNSVVISENYARLRKDGMGSRKAALTSISKLWLPISATAFTTIAAFLPMLVTRGIMGQFIKWIPVVVTIALVASLIESFFFLPMRLVENSDQNIVDEDQKQEKSDWFQRGVIEPFERMMAWVIHHRYITATIFSGLMIGSFYMMFGMNKFVLFPSEQTEVYIGRFELPKGTPLLETERKMATLTKNINDEMGDHITSIVAQAGVSQTAPGDPQAKSGDNVGFFRISVDEFAKNNIDSNSFRLDLEKVSVPTDAAISYEALANGPPVGKAVNGTIRSSNPETLETVTNSIIETLNSEPGIKNVEVNDIYGDNRVYLDINEEVASRLGLTVQSIGNIVRSSVSGSRVSNVDLKNREVDILVELAPEYRADIKDLNKIKIMDPRGYLIPLSQVAKFREEAGKPQINRFDFQRAKTITADVDEAVITALKANQIFTQAFNKLQETYPDTSIVFGGEEESTNESLASLFDALILSLIGIFALLVFLFRSYLRPLIIMTTIPLGLVGFSIAFYLHDRPISFLALIGIIGLGGIIVNSGIVLISFIEDLKQEDNGLTMDEVLVKSSGLRLRAVVVSSLTTISGLLPTAYGIGGSDAILIPMTLAMAWGLTSGTVLTLVWVPCAYGILEDASGAVKRMTSRLKRAKMGKSSMKNQNESNDTNGLGILTAETSKAQD, encoded by the coding sequence ATGAATCTATCGAAGTTTTTCTTAGACAATTACAAATTCACTTTGATTCTAACCGCTTTGGTGGTGGTCTTTGGGCTTGGGGGACTAAAGGATCTAAATTCAGAATCTTATCCCGCCGTAGACTTTGCCTCAGCAACAATCACAACTCGTTATGATGGTGCTTCTGCTGAGGAAATGGAAACTAGAATCACGAAGCCTATTGAAGATGAAATTCGTTCCGTTTCTGGGCTTAAAGACGTTCGCTCGGTAAGCCAAGCAGGGGAAAGCACCATCTTTGTCCGCCTTGATATAGACAATGTCAATGTCAAGGAAGTCATGGCCGATCTGCAACGTTCTGTGGATCGGGTATCAGACTTGCCTCCTGATCTGAGAGATCGCCCACGATTCTTAGAACTTAAGTCAGAAGAATTCCCGGTCATCGACCTCGCCATTGTCGGCCCAAACACTGACCGGAAGCGTGACCTCATTGCCGAACAGCTCCAAGAAGCGATCGAAAACAACAAATCAGTTCTCAATGTGAGATTAACCGCCCACCAAGAGCGACAGTTTCGAGTTCAACTCGATCCGGCAAAACTGGAAGACAATCACGTTGGCGTCAACGAAGTCATTCAAAAAATTCAGGAAAAAAATATCAACATCCCTGGCGGGCTCCTCAAGAACCAAAACCAGCAGAAACTGCTTCGGCTGGAAGGTAAGATCGAAAACGTCAAAAACCTCGAAAACATTGTTATTCGATCAAACTTCTCGGGGCAGAAGATCTTGCTCAAAGATGTGGCCCAGGTTATTGATGCCGAGGAAGATCCAACGATTCGTGCCCTTCATAATGGTCAAGAAGCAACTTTGTTAATCGTCACCAAAAAATCAGGAGCGGATACGCTCGCCCTGGTTGAAAGCATCGATAGCACCATTGAGAAATTTCGAAGTTCCTATCCCGAGTATCAATTCAAAGTCTATAATAACGAGGCAGAGAAAGTTAAGAACAGGCTGGAGGTACTGACGTCGAATGCTGTGTCTGGCCTTGTGCTCGTGGTTGTATTTCTGCTTATTTTTCTGCCAGGTCGGGTCGGAATTATGGCGAGTTTATCGCTGCCGATTGCTGTATTAGCGACTTTTGGTTTCATGCCTGTCTTTGGAATGAATCTCAATGCGATCACGATCCTCGCCCTTGTCATCGCCTTGGGTATGCTCGTCGACAACAGCGTTGTCATCAGTGAGAACTACGCTCGTTTACGGAAGGACGGTATGGGCTCTCGGAAGGCAGCCTTAACCTCTATTAGTAAGCTCTGGCTCCCCATTTCGGCGACGGCGTTCACAACGATTGCAGCATTCCTACCGATGCTGGTCACCCGGGGTATTATGGGTCAGTTCATCAAATGGATCCCTGTGGTCGTCACAATTGCCTTGGTTGCTAGCTTGATTGAGAGCTTTTTCTTTCTACCCATGCGCTTGGTTGAAAATTCGGATCAGAATATTGTTGACGAAGACCAGAAGCAGGAAAAAAGCGATTGGTTCCAACGAGGTGTGATTGAACCTTTCGAAAGGATGATGGCTTGGGTGATACATCATCGTTATATCACCGCTACTATATTCAGTGGCCTGATGATCGGCTCATTTTACATGATGTTTGGCATGAATAAATTTGTACTCTTTCCGTCGGAACAGACTGAAGTATACATCGGCAGGTTCGAGCTACCCAAGGGAACACCGCTCCTGGAAACCGAGCGTAAGATGGCTACTCTTACCAAAAACATCAATGATGAAATGGGCGATCATATCACGTCGATTGTCGCTCAAGCTGGGGTCTCTCAAACAGCGCCAGGTGACCCCCAGGCAAAGAGCGGTGATAATGTCGGGTTCTTCAGAATCTCTGTGGATGAGTTTGCTAAGAACAACATCGATAGTAACAGCTTCCGTTTAGACTTGGAAAAAGTTTCGGTACCGACTGATGCTGCCATTAGCTACGAGGCACTGGCCAATGGCCCACCCGTTGGTAAGGCTGTTAACGGTACGATTCGATCATCAAACCCTGAAACATTGGAAACGGTCACCAATAGTATTATTGAAACTCTAAACTCTGAGCCTGGTATTAAGAACGTCGAAGTCAACGACATCTATGGCGATAACCGGGTCTATTTGGACATCAATGAAGAGGTGGCCAGCCGCCTAGGGCTCACCGTGCAAAGTATCGGGAATATCGTTCGAAGTTCGGTTTCCGGCAGCCGGGTGTCCAACGTCGACTTAAAAAACAGAGAGGTCGATATCCTTGTAGAACTCGCACCTGAATACCGGGCTGATATCAAAGACCTTAACAAGATTAAAATCATGGACCCTCGGGGCTATCTCATTCCTCTGAGTCAGGTGGCAAAATTTCGCGAGGAGGCTGGCAAACCGCAGATCAATCGCTTTGATTTTCAACGCGCTAAAACCATCACTGCGGATGTGGATGAGGCTGTCATCACTGCGCTGAAGGCCAATCAGATCTTCACTCAGGCATTCAATAAACTACAAGAAACCTATCCCGACACTTCCATTGTATTTGGCGGAGAAGAAGAGAGTACTAACGAGTCTCTTGCTAGCCTATTTGATGCCTTGATCCTGTCTTTGATTGGGATCTTTGCTCTGTTGGTATTCTTGTTCCGATCCTACTTGAGGCCTCTGATCATCATGACCACCATACCTTTGGGTTTGGTTGGCTTCTCGATCGCCTTCTACCTCCATGATCGCCCTATCAGCTTTCTGGCACTCATTGGCATCATTGGCTTAGGAGGAATTATCGTCAACTCAGGAATCGTGCTCATTTCGTTTATTGAAGACCTCAAACAAGAAGATAATGGTCTCACGATGGACGAGGTTCTGGTAAAGTCCTCTGGACTACGCCTGAGAGCCGTGGTTGTGAGTTCCTTGACCACCATATCTGGACTCTTACCAACTGCTTATGGCATCGGCGGAAGTGATGCGATACTGATTCCCATGACTTTGGCGATGGCCTGGGGTCTCACCAGCGGCACTGTTTTGACCCTCGTATGGGTGCCTTGCGCTTATGGGATACTAGAAGACGCCTCTGGAGCTGTGAAGAGGATGACTTCGCGCCTAAAACGGGCTAAGATGGGCAAATCTAGTATGAAAAACCAAAATGAATCCAATGACACTAACGGGCTTGGTATTCTAACGGCAGAAACCAGCAAGGCTCAAGACTAA
- a CDS encoding TolC family protein: MNPIRYLITAVIALSVTPSWAAPMELSESDIITLARKQNPTGKQIEALRKQGRLQSTLSHERYSTNLVSSANYTDTNEQALYPGAVVFGPTKTVSVGIQSNLGKGFSSKLAVSNDQRSTTDGLLKDFTSTNFEASLTMDLWKNFLGSLDQAEVERAFAEQQRNDIEAQIQQKSFEFELRKIYWALVANEQSQGLAKGLLKGAKRQLAETERRYRSSVADVADVARLRAQVVSRENVVKALAFQRTQLEQQLKTLLPELGSHDIALKSVKLDKIVADVMQCTVSIQSRDRDPLADTMYKESLALLDKQHRLDRTITETYDDIDLSLTGAYTVLGRADAYDESFKNVYDQPINGFSIALSLTMPLDQSKTRSKLARLSLEESVYQAERQKLVAQLAAQKQSIGPQIKILYETIEHQKRNTQLLKKSSIAIEKQYRQARISIMELINEQDSLQDSQLKEVDAYLLVVNTLLDYLRTFNQTPCPLNA; the protein is encoded by the coding sequence ATGAACCCGATAAGATACTTAATAACGGCCGTGATCGCTCTCTCTGTGACGCCCTCCTGGGCTGCTCCCATGGAGCTTTCTGAGAGTGATATCATTACTTTAGCTCGCAAACAGAACCCCACGGGCAAGCAGATTGAAGCTCTTCGAAAGCAAGGGCGCCTGCAATCGACTCTCAGCCATGAGCGCTACAGCACGAATCTTGTTTCGAGCGCGAATTACACCGACACCAACGAGCAGGCCCTTTACCCAGGGGCCGTGGTCTTTGGACCAACCAAAACGGTTTCGGTTGGAATTCAATCCAATCTCGGTAAGGGCTTCAGCTCGAAACTCGCTGTAAGTAATGATCAACGCAGTACCACAGATGGATTGCTAAAAGACTTCACCAGCACCAATTTCGAAGCAAGCCTCACCATGGATCTATGGAAAAACTTTCTAGGAAGTCTCGATCAAGCTGAGGTAGAGCGAGCGTTTGCTGAACAACAACGCAACGATATTGAAGCACAGATCCAACAAAAATCCTTCGAGTTCGAACTTCGAAAGATTTACTGGGCTCTTGTTGCCAATGAGCAATCACAAGGATTAGCCAAAGGGCTCTTAAAAGGTGCTAAGCGCCAACTCGCGGAAACAGAGCGACGCTATCGCTCTTCTGTAGCTGATGTCGCTGATGTCGCCCGACTGAGGGCTCAGGTGGTATCTCGTGAAAATGTGGTCAAGGCTCTCGCATTCCAAAGAACCCAACTGGAGCAACAACTCAAAACTCTACTTCCTGAGCTAGGGTCTCATGATATCGCATTAAAAAGTGTAAAACTCGATAAGATTGTAGCTGACGTGATGCAGTGTACCGTCAGTATCCAAAGCCGGGACCGGGACCCTCTTGCCGATACTATGTATAAAGAATCACTCGCACTGCTCGACAAGCAGCATCGGCTGGATCGCACCATTACGGAAACTTACGATGACATAGATCTATCACTCACGGGAGCGTATACAGTTCTCGGTCGTGCCGATGCCTATGACGAATCCTTTAAAAATGTCTACGATCAACCGATCAATGGCTTCTCCATAGCTTTATCTCTGACCATGCCTCTTGATCAGAGCAAAACTCGAAGTAAACTCGCTCGCTTGAGTCTTGAAGAATCAGTCTATCAAGCCGAGCGCCAAAAACTAGTCGCTCAATTAGCTGCTCAAAAACAGAGCATCGGCCCACAAATTAAAATTCTCTATGAAACCATAGAACATCAAAAGCGCAATACCCAACTCCTTAAGAAGAGCTCCATAGCTATCGAGAAACAGTATCGACAAGCGAGAATCTCAATTATGGAGTTGATTAATGAACAAGACTCTTTACAGGATAGTCAGTTGAAAGAGGTGGATGCTTACCTACTGGTAGTCAATACACTTCTCGACTACCTCCGTACCTTCAACCAAACCCCTTGCCCCTTGAATGCATAA
- a CDS encoding choice-of-anchor J domain-containing protein, whose translation MKTFSGLFVSTILMLNGCATEKQQETSSNLASIDLAEIDADYSKFYLTASTAQETFEFRGSGSIDAQLNPGEYKIELDYLDANNTTLFSSRFCSEIYRTNNNTFEIAPGKNRIDLHICEVDGTSLSDLYINPILVSKDSEIFSEDFSEGHGNFEVKNLSGLAKWQLSSFQGVNFAQASAFGSDELVETWLISPAIDLAGIANPFFAFTNVIAYGTDLEKMTDMLQVKVSADYDGDFATATWETFDIASSLPISEETFSKEKVSQRFSLEGFEGQSIVIAFAYKVAADELIKPRWQIRSVVVAK comes from the coding sequence ATGAAAACTTTCTCAGGACTATTTGTCTCGACCATTCTGATGCTTAATGGCTGCGCAACGGAAAAGCAGCAGGAAACAAGTTCAAACCTCGCATCCATTGACCTGGCTGAAATCGACGCAGATTATTCCAAATTCTACTTAACTGCTAGTACAGCTCAAGAAACGTTTGAGTTCCGTGGTAGTGGCTCCATTGACGCTCAACTGAATCCTGGTGAGTACAAAATCGAACTAGACTACCTTGACGCAAACAACACAACCCTTTTTTCAAGCCGGTTCTGTTCTGAAATCTATCGTACCAATAATAATACCTTCGAAATCGCGCCAGGAAAAAACAGGATCGATCTTCATATCTGTGAAGTCGACGGGACTAGCCTTTCAGATCTCTACATCAACCCTATTTTGGTTAGCAAAGACTCCGAAATTTTTTCAGAAGACTTCAGCGAAGGGCATGGCAACTTTGAAGTTAAGAACCTCTCTGGCTTGGCCAAGTGGCAGCTTAGCTCTTTTCAGGGTGTAAACTTCGCTCAGGCCTCAGCATTTGGTAGTGATGAACTCGTTGAGACCTGGTTGATTTCCCCAGCCATCGACCTTGCAGGTATCGCTAACCCATTCTTCGCCTTTACCAATGTCATTGCATATGGCACTGACCTTGAAAAAATGACTGACATGCTTCAGGTGAAGGTATCTGCTGACTATGATGGCGACTTTGCGACAGCTACTTGGGAAACATTTGATATCGCATCATCGCTGCCGATCAGTGAGGAGACATTCAGCAAAGAAAAGGTATCTCAACGCTTTTCTTTGGAAGGCTTCGAAGGGCAGTCTATTGTCATCGCTTTCGCTTACAAAGTTGCTGCGGATGAACTCATAAAACCACGTTGGCAAATTCGATCTGTTGTAGTTGCAAAGTAA